A DNA window from Ctenopharyngodon idella isolate HZGC_01 chromosome 10, HZGC01, whole genome shotgun sequence contains the following coding sequences:
- the use1 gene encoding vesicle transport protein USE1: protein MATSRLEINFIRLLSRCESLASEKRGETEWRLEKYVGALEEMLVALKKSSSKPTPEILTDYNRKVDFLKGLLEADKLPSPAEKSLANQFLAPGRTPTISSERTPASKTVHMQSKARCAEEMRKELMSTGASSSGLFETDLRHRKSFPVDERQSATELDAILQHHNSLQEKLADDMLNLARNLKNNSLAAQNIIKQDNQTLTQSMRQADMNFEKLKTESERLEQHAKKSVNWFLWLMLIVVSFTFISMILFIRLFPRLR from the exons ATGGCCACGTCCAGACTAGAGATCAATTTCATCAGGTTATTATCGCGCTGTGAATCTCTTGCTTCAGAGAAAAGAGGCGAGACAGAATGGAGACTAGAGAAG TATGTTGGTGCTCTGGAGGAGATGCTTGTAGCCCTTAAAAAGAGTTCAAG CAAACCAACACCAGAAATCCTGACAGACTACAACCGCAAGGTGGATTTCCTCAAGGGTCTCTTAGAGGCGGACAAACTG CCATCTCCAGCAGAGAAGTCTTTAGCGAATCAGTTTCTGGCTCCTGGGCGAACGCCTACGATATCCAGCGAGAGAACGCCGGCGAGTAAGACGGTGCACATGCAGAGTAAAGCGCGATGTGCTGAAGAAATGAGGAAGGAACTAATGAGCACC GGTGCATCAAGTTCTG GTTTATTCGAGACGGATCTCAGACACAGAAA GAGTTTTCCTGTAGACGAGCGACAGTCGGCGACAGAGCTGGACGCTATTCTACAGCATCATAACAGTCTCCAGGAGAAACTGGCCGATGACATGCTGAACCTCGCTCGCAACCTGAAGAACAACTCGCTCGCGGCCCAGAACATCATAAAGCAGGACAACCAG ACCCTCACTCAGTCCATGCGTCAGGCCGACATGAACTTCGAGAAGCTGAAGACGGAGTCGGAGCGCCTGGAACAGCACGCCAAGAAATCCGTCAACTGGTTCCTGTGGCTGATGCTGATCGTTGTCTCCTTCACGTTCATCAGCATGATCCTGTTCATAAGACTGTTCCCGAGACTCAGATGA